In Caldicellulosiruptor obsidiansis OB47, a single window of DNA contains:
- a CDS encoding DUF6470 family protein: MQIQRIQIHQEFVRVKLSQEHVKVRINQDRCWEEVNLGSTDYLVRSSAQRGYEQVLRYIQKTAENGNKLARIEDGGQPIIDICIEEAFPEYDYNVDIIPKSRPQIYFEGGKVYIDFEMGKVDVRV; this comes from the coding sequence ATGCAGATCCAAAGAATTCAAATTCATCAGGAATTTGTTAGAGTAAAGCTTTCTCAGGAGCATGTAAAGGTAAGGATAAACCAGGACAGGTGTTGGGAAGAGGTAAACCTTGGTTCAACAGACTACCTTGTTCGAAGTTCTGCACAAAGGGGTTATGAACAGGTTTTAAGATATATACAAAAGACAGCAGAAAATGGCAACAAGCTTGCAAGAATAGAAGATGGTGGTCAGCCTATAATTGACATCTGCATAGAAGAGGCATTTCCTGAGTACGACTATAATGTTGATATAATACCAAAAAGCCGCCCGCAAATCTATTTTGAAGGTGGCAAGGTTTATATAGATTTTGAGATGGGTAAGGTTGATGTGAGGGTATGA
- the flgL gene encoding flagellar hook-associated protein FlgL, with protein MRITNNMMVNNFLINLNKNLKRLDDIQYKMAIGKKIRYPSDDPVITARSLRLRTDVSEIEQLQKNVDDAVSWVDTTESALADINESLQRVRELAVRGANGTNTKEDMAQIAKEVAQIKQHIIQVGNTNYAGRYIFSGFKTDTAPINSDGSFSDTGDFSSSGGYSIDLSTGNNIIQFELMKANYININKTANQVFYIQGETDENKGNLFKVLDNLINALQNGDATTVNSLLSDIDRHIDNVVAQRGDVGALQNRLELIKNRLSDDNVNFTTLLSNNEDVDMAEIIMQLKTAENVYRAALQTGAQILPPTLLDFLRF; from the coding sequence GTGAGAATTACAAACAATATGATGGTCAACAACTTTTTGATAAATCTTAATAAGAACTTAAAAAGATTAGATGATATTCAGTACAAAATGGCAATAGGCAAAAAAATTCGCTATCCATCAGATGACCCAGTAATCACTGCAAGGTCTTTGAGGCTAAGAACAGACGTATCTGAAATAGAACAGCTTCAAAAAAACGTAGATGATGCGGTATCGTGGGTTGATACTACAGAAAGTGCTCTTGCGGATATAAATGAAAGTCTTCAGCGGGTAAGAGAACTTGCTGTGCGTGGTGCAAACGGAACAAACACAAAAGAAGACATGGCTCAGATTGCAAAAGAGGTTGCACAGATAAAACAGCATATAATTCAGGTTGGGAATACAAACTATGCAGGAAGGTATATCTTCTCTGGGTTTAAAACAGACACAGCACCTATAAATTCTGACGGTTCTTTTTCAGACACGGGTGATTTTTCTTCTTCTGGTGGATATTCTATTGATTTGTCAACTGGCAATAACATTATTCAATTTGAGCTTATGAAAGCAAACTATATAAATATTAACAAGACAGCTAATCAGGTTTTTTATATTCAGGGTGAAACTGACGAAAACAAAGGGAACTTATTTAAGGTGCTGGATAATTTAATAAATGCTCTTCAAAATGGTGATGCAACTACAGTAAACTCACTTTTGAGCGATATTGACAGGCACATTGACAACGTTGTTGCACAGCGTGGCGATGTAGGAGCACTTCAGAACAGGCTTGAGCTTATTAAAAACAGGCTAAGCGACGACAATGTTAACTTTACAACATTGCTATCAAACAACGAAGATGTTGACATGGCAGAGATTATAATGCAGCTCAAAACTGCAGAAAATGTTTACAGGGCAGCACTTCAGACAGGTGCTCAGATTTTGCCACCAACACTTTTGGATTTTTTGAGATTTTAA
- the spoIIAB gene encoding anti-sigma F factor, giving the protein MELKIPSKAQNESFARVAVAAFVAQLDPTLDEITEIKTAVSEAVTNSIIHAYEDKIGEIIIKGKIYENYVVEIEVIDFGKGIEDVELARQPLFTTKPDQERSGMGFTVMETFMDKLEITSEVGKGTCVKMLKAIKKRKSEGVEN; this is encoded by the coding sequence ATGGAACTAAAAATTCCGTCAAAAGCTCAAAACGAATCATTTGCAAGAGTTGCTGTTGCTGCGTTTGTTGCCCAGCTTGACCCGACTCTGGATGAAATTACCGAAATAAAAACTGCTGTATCTGAAGCTGTAACAAATTCAATAATTCATGCATATGAGGATAAAATTGGGGAAATAATAATAAAAGGAAAGATTTATGAAAATTATGTTGTTGAGATTGAAGTAATTGACTTTGGTAAAGGAATTGAAGATGTTGAACTTGCTCGGCAACCACTCTTTACAACAAAACCTGATCAGGAGCGCTCTGGCATGGGATTTACTGTGATGGAAACATTCATGGATAAGCTTGAGATTACATCAGAGGTTGGTAAAGGTACATGTGTCAAGATGCTTAAAGCTATTAAAAAACGAAAGAGCGAGGGTGTAGAAAATTGA
- a CDS encoding flagellin N-terminal helical domain-containing protein: MRINNNIMAMNTYRQMGVNNSQLAKSVEKLSSGLRINRAGDDAAGLSISEKMRAQIRGLQQASRNAQDGISLIQTAEGALNEVHSILQRMRELAVQAANDTNVTVDRGALNDEFKQLISEINRIANNTQFNEKDILKSNFTANIQVGANKSQVITLSWKAHTATALGEDAVDISTQTISTYGNAQTAIETINKAIVSVSKSRSKMGALQNRLEHTIANLDNAAENLQAAESRIRDVDMAKEMMNFTKLNILNQAATAMLAQANQLPQAVLQLLR; this comes from the coding sequence ATGCGTATTAATAACAACATTATGGCTATGAATACTTACAGACAGATGGGTGTTAACAATTCCCAGTTAGCAAAGTCGGTTGAGAAACTTTCATCAGGTTTGAGAATCAACAGAGCAGGCGATGATGCAGCGGGTCTCTCAATTTCAGAAAAGATGAGAGCTCAGATTAGAGGTTTACAACAAGCATCAAGGAACGCACAAGATGGTATTTCTTTAATTCAGACAGCTGAGGGTGCTTTGAATGAGGTTCATTCAATTTTGCAAAGAATGAGAGAGCTTGCAGTTCAAGCAGCAAATGATACAAACGTTACAGTTGACCGTGGTGCGCTGAATGATGAGTTCAAGCAGCTTATCAGTGAGATAAACAGGATTGCTAATAACACACAATTTAACGAGAAAGATATTTTAAAGTCAAATTTTACAGCTAACATTCAAGTTGGTGCGAATAAGAGTCAGGTTATCACTTTGAGTTGGAAGGCCCACACGGCGACTGCGTTAGGGGAGGATGCAGTAGATATCTCAACTCAAACAATTTCTACTTATGGAAACGCACAAACAGCAATAGAAACAATTAATAAGGCGATTGTTTCTGTTTCAAAATCACGTTCTAAGATGGGTGCATTGCAGAACAGACTTGAACACACGATTGCAAATCTTGATAATGCTGCAGAAAACTTGCAAGCAGCTGAATCAAGAATTAGAGATGTTGATATGGCGAAAGAAATGATGAACTTTACAAAACTCAATATATTGAACCAAGCTGCGACAGCTATGCTTGCCCAGGCAAATCAACTGCCACAAGCAGTCTTGCAGTTACTCAGATAG
- the csrA gene encoding carbon storage regulator CsrA, which yields MLVLSRKEGDQVLIGENIIIKVISIEKDCVKLGIDAPKNVKVLRYELLQEVKNENVEALQGKERLSKIKDLKEILSDEQG from the coding sequence ATGCTTGTACTTTCACGAAAAGAAGGTGACCAGGTTCTAATTGGAGAAAATATAATCATAAAAGTCATCAGCATAGAAAAAGACTGTGTAAAACTTGGAATAGACGCTCCAAAGAATGTGAAGGTTTTACGATATGAACTACTTCAAGAAGTCAAAAACGAAAATGTTGAAGCTTTGCAGGGTAAAGAGAGACTCAGCAAGATTAAAGATTTAAAAGAGATTTTGTCAGATGAGCAAGGATGA
- the flgN gene encoding flagellar export chaperone FlgN, which translates to MKAKLGEIIFKLKKANDLNAFLVSSALEYIDFMTNVISSYFSDNTTYQKDGQTSAQKKNLFDVKL; encoded by the coding sequence TTGAAAGCAAAACTTGGCGAAATTATTTTTAAGCTTAAAAAAGCAAATGACCTTAACGCTTTTTTAGTTTCAAGTGCGCTTGAGTATATAGATTTTATGACAAATGTAATTTCATCGTATTTTTCGGACAACACTACATATCAAAAGGATGGGCAAACAAGTGCGCAAAAGAAAAACCTTTTTGATGTTAAGCTGTAG
- a CDS encoding anti-sigma factor antagonist (This anti-anti-sigma factor, or anti-sigma factor antagonist, belongs to a family that includes characterized members SpoIIAA, RsbV, RsfA, and RsfB.), whose product MDFEAIIMEGTLILKIKGELDQYNADRYRLRFDMKIVSPEVQKVVIDISELSFMDSSGVGFLVGRFKTAKAFAKELVLVCNSNYINKLLSTCGIEKLIKKYTTIEEALS is encoded by the coding sequence ATGGATTTTGAAGCAATCATTATGGAAGGAACACTGATTTTAAAGATAAAAGGTGAGCTTGACCAGTACAATGCAGACAGATACCGACTCAGATTTGATATGAAAATTGTAAGTCCAGAAGTTCAAAAGGTTGTAATAGACATTTCAGAGCTTTCGTTTATGGACTCATCAGGTGTTGGTTTTCTTGTAGGAAGGTTTAAAACAGCAAAAGCATTTGCAAAAGAACTTGTTCTTGTTTGCAACTCAAACTATATCAACAAGCTTTTATCAACTTGTGGAATAGAAAAGCTGATAAAGAAATATACAACTATTGAAGAGGCATTGAGTTAA
- the flgM gene encoding flagellar biosynthesis anti-sigma factor FlgM, which yields MRIEDRMRIFQIYTQTANTSKVEKKKERIFTDKIEISSEARDFQAILNAIKLTPDVREEKVNEIKKKIDSGIYNISGRDVVEKLIREYKVSKKSE from the coding sequence ATGAGAATAGAAGATAGGATGAGAATATTTCAGATTTACACACAGACTGCAAACACATCTAAAGTAGAAAAAAAGAAAGAAAGAATTTTTACTGACAAGATTGAAATATCAAGCGAAGCAAGAGATTTTCAGGCAATTTTGAATGCAATAAAGCTCACACCTGACGTTCGTGAAGAGAAGGTAAATGAAATAAAAAAGAAGATTGACTCTGGCATATACAATATATCTGGCAGAGATGTTGTTGAAAAGCTAATAAGAGAATACAAAGTTTCAAAAAAGAGTGAGTAA
- the fliW gene encoding flagellar assembly protein FliW: protein MVVQKSVVQSRVFGELEVNEENIITFEEGIPAFENLKKFVIVKEEDSPFLWLQSIEDKDIAFVIINPFNIKPDYEFDISEEVLKKLEIKSEKDVAVFCIVVIPEDIKQTRVNLKAPIIINVNKRKGMQYLLDDERYPLKYYLFENSNSNVQK from the coding sequence ATGGTAGTTCAAAAGTCAGTGGTACAGTCAAGGGTATTTGGAGAGCTTGAAGTAAATGAAGAGAATATAATAACCTTTGAAGAAGGAATTCCTGCGTTTGAAAATTTGAAAAAATTTGTAATTGTCAAAGAAGAAGACAGTCCATTTTTGTGGTTACAGTCGATCGAAGATAAAGACATCGCATTTGTTATCATCAATCCATTTAACATAAAACCTGACTATGAATTTGACATAAGCGAGGAAGTTTTAAAAAAGCTTGAGATAAAATCAGAAAAAGATGTTGCAGTTTTTTGCATTGTTGTAATTCCAGAAGATATAAAACAAACAAGAGTAAACCTAAAAGCCCCAATTATTATAAATGTGAACAAGAGAAAGGGAATGCAATATCTTTTAGATGATGAAAGATACCCGCTTAAGTATTACCTTTTTGAAAATTCAAATTCAAACGTGCAGAAATGA
- a CDS encoding ComF family protein translates to MEKLIEFFFPPRCAFCGKLGKSPCEDCKKNIRFISGNACQKCGIPIGDTALPFCPSCLRENFAFERVFPVFYYEGVVRKGVHLFKYRGFYQNAITFSRLMVKKILEANINADIITFVPTSRDRYLQRGFNHSFLLAKNIGKILKIPTIDLLTRVGYTKPFYNLSRQERQREIKGKIKLKKGYENIIKGKKVILVDDIFTTGATANECSTVLLENGVKCVFVSVLAITKFTR, encoded by the coding sequence ATGGAAAAACTAATTGAATTTTTCTTCCCGCCGAGGTGTGCATTTTGCGGCAAACTTGGCAAAAGCCCGTGCGAGGATTGTAAGAAAAATATAAGGTTTATTTCAGGCAATGCGTGTCAAAAATGCGGAATACCTATTGGTGATACTGCTTTGCCGTTTTGTCCTTCTTGTCTTAGAGAAAACTTTGCATTTGAAAGAGTTTTTCCAGTATTCTACTATGAAGGGGTAGTGCGAAAAGGAGTTCATCTTTTCAAGTACAGAGGTTTTTATCAAAATGCAATAACCTTCTCAAGGCTTATGGTTAAAAAGATTCTTGAAGCCAATATAAATGCCGATATAATAACCTTTGTGCCAACAAGTCGTGATAGATATTTGCAAAGGGGTTTTAACCATTCCTTTTTGCTTGCAAAAAATATCGGGAAGATACTTAAAATTCCAACGATTGACCTTCTTACAAGAGTAGGTTATACAAAACCTTTTTATAACCTTTCACGCCAGGAAAGGCAAAGAGAGATAAAGGGTAAAATTAAGCTTAAAAAAGGGTATGAAAATATTATAAAAGGCAAAAAGGTTATTCTTGTTGACGACATCTTCACAACAGGTGCAACAGCAAATGAGTGTTCAACAGTTTTGCTTGAAAATGGTGTAAAATGCGTTTTTGTCTCTGTTCTTGCGATAACAAAGTTTACAAGGTAA
- the flgN gene encoding flagellar export chaperone FlgN, which produces MGRKQENELCKKIIELLEEEYKVFEKVLNLSNEKTKYIVENNLSGLIELSNQEKKEAETISKLERERQEILDALSKEKILLLPI; this is translated from the coding sequence GTGGGAAGGAAGCAGGAAAATGAATTATGTAAAAAAATAATTGAACTTTTAGAAGAAGAATATAAGGTGTTTGAAAAGGTGTTGAACCTCAGTAATGAAAAAACAAAATACATTGTAGAAAACAATCTTTCAGGCCTGATTGAACTTTCAAATCAGGAGAAAAAAGAGGCAGAGACAATCAGCAAGCTTGAAAGAGAAAGACAGGAAATTTTAGATGCCTTGTCAAAAGAAAAAATATTGCTATTGCCAATCTAA
- a CDS encoding SigF/SigG family RNA polymerase sporulation sigma factor produces the protein MSKASQEELISKAKNGDKVARQQLIESNLALVWSVVKKFAAKGVELEDLFQIGCIGLIKAVDRFDPSFNVRFSTYAVPMIIGEIKRYLRDDGRIKVSRKIKENQSKIKKLRNQFVSDNGREPTISEISQLTGLSSEEILLCMDASSEVASLSEVINQEEGKPITLMDLASDEEDYSTKLLDLMALKEGLKKLKGRERYIIFMRYFKNKTQSEIAKQLNISQVHVSRIEKRALERIKREFV, from the coding sequence TTGAGCAAGGCTTCCCAGGAGGAATTGATAAGTAAGGCTAAAAACGGCGATAAAGTTGCACGCCAGCAGCTGATAGAAAGTAATCTTGCGCTTGTGTGGAGTGTTGTAAAAAAGTTTGCAGCAAAAGGAGTAGAGCTTGAGGATTTGTTCCAGATAGGTTGCATAGGGCTTATAAAGGCTGTTGACAGGTTTGACCCGTCGTTTAATGTAAGGTTTTCAACATATGCTGTTCCTATGATAATTGGTGAGATAAAAAGGTATTTGCGTGATGATGGCAGGATAAAGGTTTCACGAAAGATAAAAGAAAATCAGAGTAAAATAAAGAAACTGAGAAACCAGTTTGTATCAGACAATGGGAGAGAACCAACAATTTCAGAAATTTCACAGTTGACAGGACTTTCAAGTGAAGAGATTTTGCTTTGTATGGATGCGTCGTCAGAAGTTGCGTCGTTGAGTGAGGTTATAAATCAAGAAGAAGGGAAGCCTATAACTCTTATGGACCTTGCATCTGACGAAGAAGATTATTCAACAAAACTTTTGGATTTGATGGCACTAAAAGAAGGGCTTAAGAAATTAAAAGGACGGGAACGCTACATAATATTTATGCGCTACTTTAAAAACAAAACACAATCTGAGATTGCAAAACAGCTCAATATCTCCCAGGTACATGTATCAAGGATTGAAAAAAGAGCTTTGGAGAGGATAAAAAGGGAGTTTGTTTGA
- a CDS encoding TIGR03826 family flagellar region protein — protein sequence MDVRNCRRCGKIYIYDGSPICPQCRKEEEEDFKKVKEYLYDHPGATLPEVSNATGVSPEKILRFLKEERLEIVGESNIILECERCGKAIKTGRLCDECKREVGARFLSYLDDKKLQETKKKNEEFAKRKEAGYRYLSKDIEENDDR from the coding sequence ATGGATGTCAGAAACTGTCGAAGATGTGGTAAAATTTATATTTACGACGGAAGTCCTATCTGCCCTCAGTGCAGAAAAGAGGAGGAAGAGGATTTCAAAAAAGTGAAAGAGTATCTTTATGACCATCCTGGTGCAACCTTGCCAGAGGTGTCAAACGCAACAGGCGTGTCACCTGAAAAGATTTTAAGGTTTTTAAAGGAAGAAAGGCTTGAGATTGTCGGTGAGAGCAATATTATTTTAGAGTGTGAAAGGTGTGGGAAAGCAATTAAGACAGGAAGGCTTTGCGATGAGTGCAAAAGAGAAGTTGGGGCAAGGTTTTTGAGCTATCTTGACGACAAAAAACTTCAAGAGACTAAAAAGAAAAATGAAGAGTTTGCTAAAAGAAAAGAAGCAGGTTACAGGTATCTTTCAAAGGACATTGAAGAGAATGATGATAGATGA
- a CDS encoding motility associated factor glycosyltransferase family protein: MKTIKNGFSENADIIVEEAKNGDPTLKYYDGSAYYYIHSIYNPWKEAKKFIETNVDNYIGNYIVFGFGLGYHVIELLKYEFVKNVFVFEFNKKIFLNALNTIDISPILNDKKVHFFLVDEIDAFNKYLQSILNSVTPDDYKVIYYEPLIRSIPLEMKEVRDLILEFKILNSTFNNNENYYLLRDNFKSNILNYDKPINELFNKYKNVPAVIIAAGPSLEENIEKIKNLKTNLILIVVSRVARNLLQNGINPTYIAISDPLPIMLEHFKNIEIHYELPLIALSTAYKGVLKKWKCTKYLAFQKNFDLSEEYAKRNSLETIEVGGSVSTFATEVAIKFGCNPIIFVGLDLGFTNNKMHAFENSVIDNYGSVIETTNYFNEKIYTNHSLNIFRRWIEKKIGTNKHITFINTSLKGAKINGSIPMEMDEVVKLL; this comes from the coding sequence ATGAAAACAATAAAAAATGGATTTTCTGAAAATGCTGATATTATTGTTGAAGAGGCAAAAAATGGAGATCCAACTTTAAAATATTACGACGGAAGTGCTTATTATTATATCCACAGCATTTATAATCCGTGGAAAGAGGCGAAAAAATTTATTGAAACTAACGTCGATAATTACATTGGAAATTATATCGTTTTTGGTTTTGGATTAGGCTATCATGTGATAGAACTTCTAAAATATGAATTTGTAAAAAATGTTTTTGTGTTTGAATTTAACAAAAAAATTTTTTTGAACGCTTTAAACACAATAGATATTTCTCCAATTTTAAATGATAAAAAAGTACACTTTTTCTTGGTAGATGAAATAGATGCCTTTAACAAGTATTTACAAAGTATATTGAATAGTGTGACGCCAGATGATTATAAAGTAATTTATTATGAACCTTTAATAAGATCTATTCCACTTGAAATGAAAGAAGTAAGAGATCTTATATTAGAGTTCAAGATATTGAATTCGACTTTTAATAATAATGAAAATTATTATCTTCTCAGGGATAATTTTAAAAGCAACATTTTAAATTATGATAAACCAATTAATGAACTTTTTAACAAATACAAAAATGTTCCTGCAGTAATTATTGCTGCTGGGCCGTCATTAGAAGAAAATATTGAAAAAATTAAGAATTTAAAAACCAACTTAATATTAATTGTTGTTTCAAGAGTAGCAAGGAATTTATTACAAAATGGAATAAATCCTACTTACATTGCAATAAGTGATCCGTTGCCTATTATGTTAGAACATTTTAAAAATATTGAAATTCATTATGAGCTTCCATTAATAGCTCTTTCAACTGCTTATAAAGGAGTTTTAAAGAAGTGGAAGTGTACTAAATATCTTGCGTTTCAGAAAAACTTTGATTTGTCAGAAGAATATGCTAAAAGAAATTCGTTAGAAACAATAGAGGTAGGAGGTTCAGTTTCTACGTTTGCGACTGAGGTAGCGATCAAATTTGGATGCAATCCTATAATATTTGTAGGTTTAGATTTAGGGTTTACTAACAATAAAATGCATGCTTTTGAGAATTCTGTAATTGACAACTATGGGAGTGTAATAGAAACAACTAATTATTTTAATGAGAAAATTTATACGAATCACAGTTTAAATATATTTAGAAGATGGATAGAAAAGAAAATAGGAACCAACAAACATATAACTTTTATTAATACTTCTCTAAAGGGAGCAAAAATTAATGGTTCTATACCCATGGAAATGGATGAGGTTGTCAAATTGTTGTAA
- the flgK gene encoding flagellar hook-associated protein FlgK, whose product MSFYGLEIARTGIFVNRKGLEVTSHNVANASTPGYTRQVLNVKSNPPSSKVGFYSPKFQVGMGADVQSLEQIRDMFLDMQYRNEYSRQGEYEIKADNLNFIESIFNEPSDTGLSAVIDQFFSSLQELSKNPESLTVRALVRQRAQALTDAIHKMYKQLEDLQSELNDQVYDKILEINSIASQIADLNQQIFVLELRGEKANDLRDQRNLLVDKLSKIVDTTAYEDKDGRFVVQIAGGETLVNHFTVYELETDKSKIMRKSGFDSSGQPTGFKPDDPLSQQNLYDVPGLFVVMWKDTGQVLNIKSGELKGLLDMRDGVGGLDEDVSVNGQPVDVPNKNSFTGIPYYLNRLNEFAQKLIEKFNELHTQGWSLNGQNTGINFFEPPVGQTFFYARYIKVSDAIMNDLNNIATTYDASNLPGGNDLVVDMLKLRNDTSIFKEGKFEDFLKSLISNLGVDSQGAKNFAENQKVMVTQLDNRRQAVSGVSIDEEMTNLIKYQHGFQASARMINAFDEMLDVIVNRLGIVGR is encoded by the coding sequence ATGTCGTTTTACGGACTTGAAATTGCAAGGACAGGTATATTTGTCAACAGAAAAGGGCTTGAGGTGACATCGCACAACGTTGCCAATGCTTCAACCCCAGGGTATACAAGACAGGTTTTAAATGTAAAGTCAAATCCGCCATCCAGCAAGGTTGGTTTTTACAGTCCAAAGTTTCAAGTTGGCATGGGTGCTGATGTGCAAAGCCTTGAGCAGATAAGAGACATGTTTTTAGATATGCAATATAGAAACGAATATTCACGCCAGGGAGAGTACGAAATAAAAGCTGATAACCTGAATTTTATAGAATCCATATTCAATGAACCGAGCGACACGGGACTGTCGGCTGTTATAGACCAATTTTTCTCAAGTTTGCAGGAGCTTTCAAAAAATCCAGAAAGCTTAACAGTTCGTGCGCTTGTTCGCCAGAGAGCTCAAGCTTTAACTGATGCGATACATAAGATGTATAAACAGCTTGAAGATTTGCAGAGCGAGCTAAATGACCAGGTATATGATAAAATTTTGGAAATAAACAGCATAGCTTCCCAGATTGCAGATTTAAACCAGCAGATATTTGTTTTAGAGCTCAGAGGCGAAAAAGCAAACGATCTTCGCGACCAGAGAAATCTTCTTGTTGACAAGCTTTCTAAGATTGTTGACACAACCGCTTATGAAGATAAAGATGGCAGGTTCGTTGTCCAGATAGCTGGAGGAGAGACTTTGGTAAATCACTTTACAGTCTATGAGCTTGAGACAGACAAATCAAAGATTATGAGAAAAAGCGGGTTTGACTCAAGTGGTCAGCCAACGGGATTTAAACCAGATGATCCTCTTTCACAACAAAATCTTTATGACGTTCCAGGACTTTTTGTTGTTATGTGGAAGGACACAGGGCAGGTTTTGAATATAAAGTCAGGTGAGCTAAAAGGACTATTGGATATGCGAGACGGTGTTGGTGGTCTGGATGAAGATGTGTCTGTAAATGGTCAGCCAGTTGATGTTCCCAATAAAAATTCTTTTACAGGTATTCCTTATTATTTGAACAGACTCAATGAATTTGCACAAAAGCTTATCGAAAAGTTCAATGAACTTCACACACAGGGCTGGTCACTCAACGGACAAAATACAGGTATAAACTTTTTCGAACCACCTGTTGGCCAGACATTTTTCTATGCAAGGTATATAAAAGTCTCTGATGCTATTATGAACGACCTTAACAACATTGCAACAACTTATGATGCAAGTAATCTTCCAGGTGGAAATGACCTTGTTGTTGATATGCTGAAGCTAAGAAATGACACCTCAATTTTCAAAGAAGGAAAGTTTGAAGATTTTCTAAAATCTTTGATTTCTAACCTTGGAGTTGACTCTCAGGGGGCAAAAAATTTTGCAGAAAACCAAAAAGTAATGGTTACCCAGCTTGACAACAGACGCCAGGCAGTATCAGGTGTTTCGATAGATGAAGAGATGACAAATCTTATCAAGTATCAGCATGGTTTTCAGGCCTCAGCAAGAATGATAAACGCTTTTGACGAGATGCTTGATGTTATAGTCAACAGGCTTGGTATTGTTGGAAGATAG